The following proteins come from a genomic window of Thermoproteus sp.:
- a CDS encoding succinate dehydrogenase — translation MTEGTIRLVFLLLALYVIIMIGVVFLVLLPMYVPLSEVLSSNPITVYPEGVARVNPTLKILEATIAAAWSTHGILGLRRFLSDLAKTERAMRYVNWLTVALIVVLVPIVIYAIITI, via the coding sequence ATGACGGAGGGCACTATTAGGCTGGTATTCCTGCTATTGGCGCTTTATGTAATTATAATGATCGGCGTAGTATTCCTAGTTCTGTTGCCCATGTACGTGCCGCTGTCCGAAGTGTTGAGCTCCAACCCAATTACTGTATATCCAGAGGGCGTAGCGAGAGTAAACCCGACGCTTAAAATATTGGAGGCCACCATAGCGGCGGCCTGGAGCACACACGGCATACTTGGCCTCAGGAGGTTTCTATCGGATCTAGCAAAGACAGAGAGGGCCATGAGGTACGTCAATTGGCTTACCGTAGCCCTAATAGTGGTGTTGGTCCCTATAGTGATCTACGCAATAATAACCATATAG
- a CDS encoding succinate dehydrogenase iron-sulfur subunit, which produces MPTLTVRVKRFDGKKSWWQEYKVDVKSRRVSVLDVLLRIKEEQDPTLAVRYSCRMAICGSCGMVINGVPRLACQTLLTEIKDDVITVEPMWNYRVIKDLVVDTEPNFDKLKKIKPYILRDVKEIYESDKEFGQKPEDLEKYYNFAYCIECGLCMSACPVVATNPRFLGPMALAAAYRWSADSRDQGWPIRAKIVDSDEGVWSCHLAYTCSAVCPRGVDPGFAIQLVKVALMRRAKRL; this is translated from the coding sequence ATGCCGACCCTCACAGTAAGGGTGAAGCGCTTCGACGGCAAGAAGAGTTGGTGGCAGGAGTATAAGGTCGACGTAAAGTCGAGGAGGGTTAGCGTCCTCGACGTGTTGTTGAGGATAAAGGAGGAGCAAGACCCCACGTTGGCCGTTCGCTACTCATGTCGTATGGCCATATGTGGCTCTTGCGGCATGGTGATAAACGGCGTGCCTCGCCTTGCGTGCCAGACGCTACTCACCGAGATAAAAGACGACGTGATAACCGTAGAGCCCATGTGGAACTATAGGGTGATAAAGGACTTGGTGGTAGACACAGAGCCCAATTTTGATAAATTGAAGAAAATAAAGCCGTATATACTACGCGACGTAAAGGAGATATACGAGTCGGACAAGGAGTTCGGGCAGAAGCCGGAAGACCTAGAGAAATACTACAACTTCGCCTACTGTATCGAATGCGGGCTCTGCATGTCCGCCTGCCCCGTAGTGGCCACAAATCCGAGATTCCTAGGGCCTATGGCCCTAGCCGCCGCCTATAGGTGGAGCGCCGATAGTAGAGACCAGGGGTGGCCCATAAGGGCTAAGATAGTAGATTCGGACGAAGGCGTCTGGTCTTGCCACCTCGCCTATACCTGTTCCGCTGTATGTCCTAGAGGCGTGGATCCCGGCTTTGCCATACAGCTAGTAAAAGTAGCGTTAATGAGGAGAGCCAAGAGGTTATGA
- a CDS encoding succinate dehydrogenase codes for MRAMDDQRNSPLNLHSYNYDMKAGRGAGEWFRLINYERLYFIIQRISGLYMFFYLIFYRVIFDAFVSPAFVSAFDATIPGKVLAALFLVFLAFHGLNGFRIMLIEFGIIKGWPLRHPIRNVPGLRRSRGHLIYNVLMIIVAIVALIYLPYLVAFGQVFRP; via the coding sequence ATGAGGGCAATGGACGACCAACGTAATTCACCATTAAATTTGCATAGCTATAATTATGATATGAAAGCTGGAAGAGGGGCTGGCGAGTGGTTTAGACTTATCAATTATGAGAGGCTATACTTTATAATTCAAAGAATTAGTGGACTATATATGTTCTTCTACTTGATATTCTATAGGGTTATTTTTGATGCGTTTGTAAGTCCTGCCTTTGTTTCTGCCTTCGACGCGACAATACCCGGCAAGGTCTTAGCCGCGTTGTTCCTCGTCTTTTTGGCGTTCCACGGGCTTAACGGATTTAGGATAATGTTGATAGAATTCGGCATAATTAAAGGTTGGCCTCTGAGGCATCCCATAAGGAACGTGCCGGGGCTCCGGAGGTCTAGAGGCCATCTGATCTATAACGTGCTTATGATAATAGTAGCAATAGTCGCGTTGATATATTTACCCTATTTAGTGGCGTTCGGCCAGGTGTTTAGGCCATGA